From the genome of Nicotiana sylvestris chromosome 2, ASM39365v2, whole genome shotgun sequence, one region includes:
- the LOC104228544 gene encoding MACPF domain-containing protein NSL1 → MAFNPGSRMDPQAAAEKAVSVIGFGYDLTSDIRLTACKPGPSGSGLIEVDQKSTKDLVVPGGVVVSKVSTSIKCDKGERTRFRSDALSFSQMSEQLNQELSLSGKIPSGLFNAMFGHKGCWQKDAASTKLLAFDGWFITLYNIELVRSHLTLSEQVKQDVPSSWDPSALAEFIEKYGTHIVVGVKMGGKDVIHIKQLQNSTLQPMEVQKLLKQLADEKFSEDVNGCQMRNSVKSSEKPKDEKSIFSDPHLPFANSIRPSIMSHSKADDLLSIHIRRGGLDFGQRHSQWLPTVSQSPNVISMSFVPIASLLSGVRGSGFLSHAINLYLRYKPPIEELEQFLEFQLPRQWAPAYSDLPLGHRHRKQSSPSLQFTLLGPRLYVNTIKVDSGNRPVTGIRLYLEGKRSDHLAIHLQHLSALPQSIQLTDDLSYEPVDEPVERGYFEPVKWSIFSHICTAPVEYRGTRIDDSASIVTKAWFEVKVIGMKKVLFLRLGFSMVASAKIRRSEWEGPASTCRKSGLMSMLISTPFSTKLNQPQKPAKVDLNSAVYPGGPPSPARAPKMSHFVDTTEMVRGPEESPGYWVVTGAKLCVEDSRIRMKVKYSLLTILTEDSLLI, encoded by the exons ATGGCGTTTAATCCTGGTAGTAGAATGGACCCACAAGCGGCAGCAGAAAAAGCCGTCTCAGTGATCGGGTTCGGTTATGATTTGACGAGTGATATCCGGTTGACGGCGTGTAAACCCGGTCCAAGCGGGTCGGGTTTGATAGAGGTTGATCAGAAGTCGACCAAGGACCTAGTGGTGCCAGGTGGGGTGGTGGTTTCAAAGGTTTCGACTTCAATCAAGTGCGATAAAGGTGAACGAACTAGGTTTCGCTCTGATGCTCTCTCTTTTAGTCAG ATGTCAGAACAATTGAATCAGGAGTTATCTTTGTCTGGTAAGATACCTTCTGGTTTGTTTAATGCAATGTTTGGTCATAAGGGATGCTGGCAAAAGGATGCAGCTTCGACAAAGCTTCTTGCCTTTGATGGTTGGTTTATTACCTTGTACAATATTGAGTTAGTGAGATCCCATCTAACACTATCTGAGCAAGTGAAGCAAGATGTGCCTTCTTCGTGGGATCCTTCTGCGCTTGCAGA GTTCATCGAAAAATATGGCACCCATATTGTTGTCGGGGTAAAGATGGGAGGCAAGGATGTAATTCACATAAAGCAGCTGCAGAATTCAACTCTTCAGCCAATGGAGGTGCAGAAATTACTTAAGCAATTAGCTGATGAGAAATTTTCAGAAGACGTAAATGGATGCCAGATGCGAAACTCTGTTAAATCTTCTGAAAAACCAAAG GATGAAAAATCCATATTCTCAGATCCTCATCTACCATTTGCAAACTCAATAAGACCATCTATTATGTCTCACTCGAAAGCTGAT GATCTACTAAGCATTCATATCCGTCGCGGAGGTCTTGATTTTGGTCAAAGGCATAGCCAGTGGCTTCCTACTGTATCACAGTCCCCCAATGTCATATCAATGTCTTTTGTGCCTATTGCTTCACTTTTGAGTGGTGTAAGGGGCAGTGGATTTCTAAGCCATGCAATTAATCTTTACCTGCGAT ATAAACCGCCAATCGAGGAACTTGAACAATTTTTAGAATTTCAGTTACCTCGGCAGTGGGCTCCAGCATATAGTGATCTTCCTCTTGGTCATCGTCACAGGAAACAATCCTCTCCATCTTTGCAGTTTACTTTGTTGGGTCCAAGGCTATACGTTAACACTATAAAG GTAGACTCTGGAAACAGGCCGGTAACTGGAATTCGGTTATACTTGGAAGGTAAAAGGAGTGATCACCTGGCTATCCATCTTCAACATTTATCAGCACTTCCTCAAAGTATCCAACTAACAGATGATCTTAGCTATGAGCCTGTCGATGAGCCAGTTGAACGGGGATATTTTGAACCGGTCAAGTGGAGCATATTTTCACACATTTGCACTGCTCCCGTTGAATACCGTGGAACACGAATAGATGACTCTGCTTCTATTGTGACCAAGGCCTGGTTTGAGGTGAAGGTTATTGGAATGAAAAAGGTCCTCTTCCTGAGGTTGGGATTCTCGATGGTCGCCTCAGCAAAGATCCGTCGGTCAGAGTGGGAGGGGCCCGCAAGCACATGTCGAAAATCAGGATTGATGTCAATGCTGATCAGCACCCCTTTCAGTACGAAACTAAATCAACCACAGAAGCCAGCTAAGGTGGACCTGAACTCCGCAGTTTATCCTGGCGGTCCACCTTCACCGGCAAGGGCGCCAAAGATGTCGCACTTTGTCGATACAACAGAAATGGTAAGAGGACCTGAGGAGTCACCTGGCTACTGGGTGGTAACTGGTGCAAAGCTATGTGTAGAAGATAGTAGGATAAGAATGAAAGTGAAGTACTCGCTCTTAACCATACTGACAGAAGACTCATTGTTGATATAA